A genomic segment from Flavobacterium litorale encodes:
- a CDS encoding RNA polymerase sigma factor encodes MKKTSLSGICEEITFSDFFKNHVKSLRNYLFYKFGNEEQADDVTQEAFIKLWQNCADVPPEKAKSFLYTVANNTSLNHIAHQKVVLQYAKKKIHTHTDQQNPEFLMEEEQFKVKLQKAIAGLTEAQRTAFLLHRIDGKKYHEIAEILGISIKAVEKRIHGALVELRKEIENIR; translated from the coding sequence ATGAAAAAGACTTCACTTTCGGGTATCTGTGAAGAGATTACATTTTCTGATTTTTTCAAGAATCATGTAAAATCACTTCGCAACTACCTTTTTTATAAATTCGGTAATGAGGAACAGGCAGATGATGTTACTCAGGAGGCTTTTATAAAGCTATGGCAAAACTGTGCCGATGTACCGCCCGAAAAAGCAAAGTCGTTTTTATATACCGTAGCCAACAATACCTCACTTAACCACATTGCACACCAAAAAGTAGTATTGCAATACGCAAAAAAGAAAATACATACTCATACCGACCAACAGAATCCTGAGTTTTTAATGGAGGAAGAGCAGTTTAAAGTTAAACTGCAAAAAGCCATAGCTGGACTTACCGAAGCACAACGTACCGCTTTTTTATTGCACCGAATAGACGGTAAAAAATACCATGAAATAGCAGAAATTTTAGGTATTAGTATTAAAGCTGTAGAAAAGCGAATACATGGGGCATTGGTAGAGTTGCGAAAAGAAATTGAGAATATAAGGTAG
- a CDS encoding DUF6705 family protein: protein MTDFIKNIYKISLLLTLTLCGTNEIKAQFTIASPYEGTWHYQDGNELFVVSLWKEDDGKFRGYYKKVEYNNGTIGATILNSRKVYDDGFVFPPTIYGRFHLGSGISGLLHDNTIENNPEDFKDGILRMKINSDSNCTNCPVKATWKIEEESGIRVNFIEGFSIPTDVILTKVSDEINLD, encoded by the coding sequence ATGACAGACTTTATAAAAAACATATATAAAATATCCTTACTGCTTACTCTTACCCTATGCGGTACTAACGAAATAAAGGCACAATTTACGATAGCATCGCCCTACGAGGGTACATGGCATTACCAAGATGGAAATGAACTATTCGTCGTAAGCCTATGGAAAGAAGATGACGGTAAATTTAGAGGGTATTATAAAAAAGTAGAATACAACAATGGAACTATTGGAGCTACTATTTTAAATTCCAGAAAAGTATACGATGATGGCTTTGTATTTCCCCCTACAATTTACGGACGATTCCACTTGGGTAGTGGTATTTCGGGTTTATTACATGATAATACCATCGAAAACAATCCAGAAGATTTCAAAGATGGAATATTACGTATGAAAATTAATAGCGATAGTAATTGTACTAATTGCCCTGTAAAAGCAACTTGGAAAATAGAGGAAGAATCGGGAATTAGGGTTAATTTTATAGAAGGTTTTAGTATTCCTACTGATGTTATACTTACCAAAGTATCGGACGAGATTAATTTGGATTGA